In one window of Halalkalicoccus subterraneus DNA:
- a CDS encoding RPA family protein: MSQAPTRELAQRVFASEFNDATYTFKESDDERAPLYALLPTGARANRVFIVGTLTEKSDVGEDSEYWQGRIVDPTGTFFVYAGQYQPEAAAFLREAEPPAYVAIVGKPRTYETDESDVNVSVRPESITEVDVGTRDRWVVETAERTIERIEAFEDDANEYATMAREEYDLPVENYQQNLLSALESVEESEEDEPEETAETTA, from the coding sequence ATGAGCCAAGCACCCACTCGCGAGCTCGCCCAGCGCGTCTTCGCCAGCGAGTTCAACGACGCCACGTACACGTTCAAGGAGAGCGACGACGAGCGCGCACCGCTGTACGCGCTGCTCCCGACGGGCGCGCGAGCGAACCGCGTGTTCATCGTCGGAACGCTGACCGAGAAGAGCGACGTCGGCGAGGACAGCGAGTACTGGCAGGGTCGAATCGTTGATCCGACTGGTACGTTCTTCGTCTACGCCGGCCAGTACCAGCCCGAGGCTGCAGCCTTCCTGCGAGAGGCCGAGCCGCCGGCATACGTCGCGATCGTCGGCAAGCCACGCACCTACGAGACCGACGAGAGCGATGTCAACGTCTCCGTCCGCCCCGAGTCGATCACCGAGGTCGACGTCGGCACGCGGGACCGATGGGTCGTCGAGACCGCAGAGCGGACCATCGAGCGCATCGAGGCGTTCGAGGACGACGCCAACGAGTACGCCACGATGGCCCGCGAGGAGTACGACCTCCCCGTCGAGAACTATCAGCAAAACCTGCTTTCGGCGCTCGAAAGCGTCGAGGAAAGCGAGGAGGACGAACCCGAAGAGACCGCCGAGACCACGGCGTAG